Within Hydrogenophaga sp. PAMC20947, the genomic segment TTGAGGCCAACGGCCAGGAACCCGACCAGTGCAATGAAAATGCCCAGTGGTATCAGGAATTTGAGAAGTTTCACGCCGTAACACCTTTCACAACAGACGCCGCCGGCTGCGTCTTGCGAACTTTGCTGCGGTACCGGCGATCGGTCGCGGCCAGAAAGCCGCCCAAGGCCATGATGAGGCACCCCATCCAGATCCAGTCAATAAACGGCTTCACGTACACGCGCACGATCCAGGCACCACCCTCCACTTCTTCCCCCAGTGAAACATACAGGTCGCGGGTCAGCCCAGGGGAGATGGCGGCTTCGGTCATGGGATTCTGCTGCACCCGGTACACGCGCTTTTCGGGCCTCATCTGCGCGACGTGTTGACCGTTGCGCGTGACCTCTACCAAACCGCGCATGGCCACATAGTTCGGTCCGGGCACTTCAATCGCACCACGGAATGCAAAGGTGTAGCCACTGACCGTGGTCGTATCGCCTACGTTCATCTTGACATCCTGCTCTACCTGATACGACCTGACCATCGTCACGCCGAAACAGAACGCCGCCACGCCCAGGTGCGCGACCATCATGCCCACGACGGCGCGCGGCATCTGCCGGCTCCTGCGCAACACCCCAGCCAGCCCTTGGCCCTTTTGGTGAACGGTCTCCCACCAATGGGTTGCCACAGACGCCAGCACCCAGAATGCCAGCGCAAAACCAATACTGGCCACCAATGAGATGCCGCCGGCCAACCACCCTGTGCCCAGAGAAGCCAGAATCGCCACCACAAACGCCCAACGCAGTCGTCGCGCCACGTCAGGCACTTCAGCTTCTTTCCAGCGAACCATGGGCCCAACCCCCATGAGAAACAGGGTTGGCGCCATCAAAGGCATGAAAACCGAATCGAAATAGGGCGGGCCCACAGAAATCTTGCCCAGGCCAAGAGCGTCAAGCAACAGGGGGTACAAAGTGCCCAGCAAAACCGCCGCGCAAGCCACGACCAGCATCACGTTGTTGCCCAGCAAGGCGGTTTCGCGCGAGACCAGTGCGAAACGCGCACCCAGACCCACCTTGGGTGCACGCCAGGCGTACAGCGCGAGCGAGCCACCCACTGCAATCGCCAGAAAGGTCAAGATGAACAGTCCTCTGGCTGGGTCGGTCGCGAACGCATGCACCGACGACAGGACACCCGATCGGACCAGAAAGGTTCCGAGCAATGAAAGCGAGAAAGCAACGATGGCGAGCAACACGGTCCACGACTTGAAACTCCCGCGCTTTTCGGTTACCGCCAGTGAGTGAATAAGCGCTGTGCCAATGAGCCACGGCATGAACGAGGCGTTTTCTACCGGATCCCAAAACCACCAGCCACCCCAGCCGAGTTCGTAGTAAGCCCACCAGCTGCCCAAAGCGATGCCGATGGTCAGAAACATCCAGGCGAAAGTGGTCCATGGGCGCGACCAGCGTGCCCAGGTTGCGTCCAGGTTGCCCCCAATCAAGGCCGAGATTGCAAACGAAAACGCCACAGAAAAACCCACATAGCCCATGTAGAGCAGCGGCGGGTGAAACACCATGCCGGGGTCCTGGAGCAAGGGGTTGAGGTCACGCCCATCGGCCGGCACAGGGAAAAGGCGCTCAAACGGATTGGAGGTCAACAGCAGGAACAGCAGAAACCCCAAACTGATCAAGCCCATGACAGACAGCGTGCGCGCCACAACGGGCTGCGGCAGGTGTGCGCTGAAACGCGCCACGGCCACCATCCAGACACAGAGCATGAACACCCAAAGCAGCAGTGAACCTTCGTGGCTTCCCCAGGTTGCAGCGATGCGGTACTGCAGCGGCAATGCCGAATTGGAATTGGTCGCCACGTTCAACACAGAGAAATCGTGGCGCACAAACGAAGCGGCCAAACAGAAAAACGCAATGGCCACAAGCGCAAAAAGCACATGCGCTGCCGGACGGGCCAGGCCCATCCACTGAGCGTTGTTGCGCTGTGCGCCCGCCATCGGAAGCACACCCAGAACGACTGAAACACCCAAGGCAAGCCACAACATGAAATGGCCGATTTCTGGAATCATGGCTTTTTCTCCACGACAACGGTCTCAGCCAGGGCGCTGTTGCTTTCGGCCGCACGCTTCAGCGCCTCGGCTGCCTCTGGTGGCATGTAGTTTTCATCGTGTTTGGCGAGCACTTCTTTGGCCTCGAACACGCCGTTGTGCAGTTGGCCTTGGGCCACCACACCTTTTCCCTCCTTGAACAGGTCGGGCAAGATGCCTTGGTACACGACCGGGATGGTTTTTGCGGTGTCCGTGACCGTGAAACTGACTGTGACCCCGTCGCGCTTCACGGTGCCAGCTTCGACCAGCCCACCCAAGCGAAAGGTGCGTCCGGAGGGCGCTTCGTGGGCAGCAATCTGCGTCGGAGAATAAAAGAACACCAGATTGCTGTTGAAGGCGTTGAGCACCAGCGCCACCGCTGTGCCCAGAACCGCGAATGCGCCGAGCGCAATGACCAGGCGTTTGTGTCGAGTTTTCATCATTTACTCCAGATCATCGTCGTCCATAGCCCCCAGCTGGGCGCGCCTGTGGCGCTTGGCGACCAGCAAGGGCTCCACCAACATAACCAAAGCTGCGATGCCATAGGACCCCCAAACGTAAAGTCCGTATCCACCCATGGCGAAAAACTCACTTGCGCCGGACCAGTTCATGGGCCTGCTCCCCGTTCGCCGCGACGCAATTCCGCCACCCAATCGGCATGCGTTTCGCGCTCCAGCACAATGGCACGTGTGCGCATGAAAACCACCGCAAACGCATAAGCCCAAAACGCCAGCGTCATGATCAACATGGACGTCAGCATGGTGCTCGCCATCTTGGGAGCGGCGCTCATGCTGATCGTCGCGCCCTGGTGCAGGGTGTTCCACCATTTCACAGAAAAGTAAATGATGGGAACGTTGAGCGCACCAACCAATGCCAGCAAGGCTCCTGCGCTGTCAGCACGCTTGTGGTCATCGATCGCCTCCACCAGAGCGATATAACCCAGATACAAAAACAGTAGGATGAGTTCCGAGGTCAACCGCGCATCCCACACCCACCAAGCCCCCCAGGTTGGCTTGCCCCAGAACGCACCCGTCCACAGCGCCAGAAACGTGAACATCGCTCCCGTCGGGGCGATAGCGCGGGCCACCATGGAGGCCAGGCGGGCTTTGAACGCCCAGCCAACCACCGCCCAGCCAGCCATCACGAGGTACAGCACCATGGACATCCAGGCCGCTGGCACATGAATGAAAATAATTCGATAGGCCTCACCTTGGGTCGCGTCGCTGGGCGCAACGAAAAAGCCCACGTAAAGTCCGGCGATCGCCAAGCCGACAGCCAAAACCCAGAGCCAGGGAATCAAGACCCCTGACAAAGAGTAAAAGCGCGAGGGAGCCGCATAGGTAAAGAATCGCATCGGGTTGGTCAAGGTGAATATTTCTCCGGTCAAATATCAACTTACCGAAATTCGCAAGGCGGCCGCCGTGGCAAGCGGCGCCCCCAGGGCGGCGACAAGCAACAAAGCCGCCAACAACGACAGATGCCCCTGGGCCGACAGGCCAACATCCACCGCTGACACGGCACCCGCACCGAAAATCAGGACCGGGATGCACAGCGGCAACACCAGCAACAACAAAAGCACCCCCCCGCTGCGCAATCCCAGCGTCAAAGCTGCGCCCACACTGCCCAGGAGACTCAGCACCGGCGTACCCAACAAAAGGGACAACACCAGAATGCCAATGGACCTTGGCTCCATCCCGAAGAACATACCAATCAAAGGTGAAGCCAGGATTAAGGGCATGCCCGTCAACAACCAATGCGCCAACGACTTGCCCGCTGCGATCAGAACCATGGACTCACTGGACAACAACATCTGCTCCAGCGAGCCATCGGCATGGTCACCCGCGAACAAAGTATTCAAAGACATCATGGCAGAAAGCAAGGCGCTGACCCACACCACGCCCGAAGCAATTTGACGCAATGTTTGCGGCTCTGGCCCGACCCCCAAAGGAAACAAACTCGCTGCCACAACAAAAAACACCACGGGCAAAGCAGTTTCAACTCGGCGGCGCCCCGCCAGACGCAAATCGCGCAAGGCCACCGCCCAAAGCACCCCGATACCAGAATTCATGCAGCGGGACCTTGTTGCAGGGTGAGCTCGTGAGCCTCTGGCCCGGCCGCTTCCAGCTCCAGATGAGAGGTCAACAGCACACTGCCCCCCCGGTCCAGGTGTGCCTGCATCAAGCCGTTGATCGTCTCAATGCCTTGAGCATCCAACGCATCAAACGGCTCGTCAAGTACCCACAGTGATGCCGTCTTTTCCAGGGCAAGACGCGCGAGGGCTGCCCGCCTGCGTTGCCCCTGCGACAGGGTGCGAACGGCCGCGTTGCGGCGATGGTGCATACCCAAAGTTTGCAGCGCTGCAAGCGCAGCTTCACGTCGGCTGTCTTGCCCATGCAGGCCTGCCATGAACTGAAGCGACTCGCACACGGTCAGGTCATCCTTCATGGCGTTGAGGTGCCCGACGTAAACCGTTCGCCCCTGGCGGCTGCCGCCCAACCCATCAGGCATGTCCCTTGAGAGCGTGCCCTCGTCTGGCTGGGAAAGCCCCACCACAACTCTCAACAAGGTGGTCTTTCCACTTCCGTTCGCGCCTCGAAGCCACATCATCTGGCCAGGAAAAACAGCGAACGAAAGCGCGCGAAACAACCATTGATGGCCTCGCCGGCAGGCCAATCCTGTGGCCGAAACAAACGGCGCGGGGAGCAGGTTAGAAGTCGTATCGTGCACCAAAGAAGTAGGAAACCCGATCAGTATCGACGTTGGAGCTCACACCAGTGCGTTTCGACCGTTCATAAGTCAGTTCAGATTCAAGGGAGATCGAATTCTCGAACCGATAGGAAACACGCAATCCTGGCGTCCAGCGGATCAAGTTGTTCCCGAAGGTGTCGCTTTGGCGGTAGTAGCGAAGTGACGGCTCAACGCGCCATCCTTCACCGACGGTGCTCATGTTGT encodes:
- a CDS encoding heme lyase CcmF/NrfE family subunit — its product is MIPEIGHFMLWLALGVSVVLGVLPMAGAQRNNAQWMGLARPAAHVLFALVAIAFFCLAASFVRHDFSVLNVATNSNSALPLQYRIAATWGSHEGSLLLWVFMLCVWMVAVARFSAHLPQPVVARTLSVMGLISLGFLLFLLLTSNPFERLFPVPADGRDLNPLLQDPGMVFHPPLLYMGYVGFSVAFSFAISALIGGNLDATWARWSRPWTTFAWMFLTIGIALGSWWAYYELGWGGWWFWDPVENASFMPWLIGTALIHSLAVTEKRGSFKSWTVLLAIVAFSLSLLGTFLVRSGVLSSVHAFATDPARGLFILTFLAIAVGGSLALYAWRAPKVGLGARFALVSRETALLGNNVMLVVACAAVLLGTLYPLLLDALGLGKISVGPPYFDSVFMPLMAPTLFLMGVGPMVRWKEAEVPDVARRLRWAFVVAILASLGTGWLAGGISLVASIGFALAFWVLASVATHWWETVHQKGQGLAGVLRRSRQMPRAVVGMMVAHLGVAAFCFGVTMVRSYQVEQDVKMNVGDTTTVSGYTFAFRGAIEVPGPNYVAMRGLVEVTRNGQHVAQMRPEKRVYRVQQNPMTEAAISPGLTRDLYVSLGEEVEGGAWIVRVYVKPFIDWIWMGCLIMALGGFLAATDRRYRSKVRKTQPAASVVKGVTA
- the ccmE gene encoding cytochrome c maturation protein CcmE, translating into MKTRHKRLVIALGAFAVLGTAVALVLNAFNSNLVFFYSPTQIAAHEAPSGRTFRLGGLVEAGTVKRDGVTVSFTVTDTAKTIPVVYQGILPDLFKEGKGVVAQGQLHNGVFEAKEVLAKHDENYMPPEAAEALKRAAESNSALAETVVVEKKP
- the ccmD gene encoding heme exporter protein CcmD; this encodes MNWSGASEFFAMGGYGLYVWGSYGIAALVMLVEPLLVAKRHRRAQLGAMDDDDLE
- the ccmC gene encoding heme ABC transporter permease CcmC — protein: MTNPMRFFTYAAPSRFYSLSGVLIPWLWVLAVGLAIAGLYVGFFVAPSDATQGEAYRIIFIHVPAAWMSMVLYLVMAGWAVVGWAFKARLASMVARAIAPTGAMFTFLALWTGAFWGKPTWGAWWVWDARLTSELILLFLYLGYIALVEAIDDHKRADSAGALLALVGALNVPIIYFSVKWWNTLHQGATISMSAAPKMASTMLTSMLIMTLAFWAYAFAVVFMRTRAIVLERETHADWVAELRRGERGAGP
- the ccmB gene encoding heme exporter protein CcmB; the protein is MNSGIGVLWAVALRDLRLAGRRRVETALPVVFFVVAASLFPLGVGPEPQTLRQIASGVVWVSALLSAMMSLNTLFAGDHADGSLEQMLLSSESMVLIAAGKSLAHWLLTGMPLILASPLIGMFFGMEPRSIGILVLSLLLGTPVLSLLGSVGAALTLGLRSGGVLLLLLVLPLCIPVLIFGAGAVSAVDVGLSAQGHLSLLAALLLVAALGAPLATAAALRISVS
- the ccmA gene encoding cytochrome c biogenesis heme-transporting ATPase CcmA, translating into MHDTTSNLLPAPFVSATGLACRRGHQWLFRALSFAVFPGQMMWLRGANGSGKTTLLRVVVGLSQPDEGTLSRDMPDGLGGSRQGRTVYVGHLNAMKDDLTVCESLQFMAGLHGQDSRREAALAALQTLGMHHRRNAAVRTLSQGQRRRAALARLALEKTASLWVLDEPFDALDAQGIETINGLMQAHLDRGGSVLLTSHLELEAAGPEAHELTLQQGPAA